A portion of the Simkania negevensis Z genome contains these proteins:
- a CDS encoding IS5 family transposase produces the protein MRKRNWHKYNRDLVKRGSITFFIDPNALTEKPEENKRGRPRLFSLPLIYLLLVLKIQYRLTYRTLEGFAKSILPHIEPDIFLPTYSLICKRASHMEALLPKLSSRRPKVVLLDTTGIKVYGEGEWKVKMHGASKRRKWVKLHIAIDENTQEIIHFEITKGHEADCKIGPKIIEKLPKPVETVIADGGYDTKRCREAINQIGAKDLIPPRKNSLLSPFMTRRNNALREIKGLGGDQLAREIWGKLTRYSRRALAETSFSRLKRLYGERFFSKKIETQKIEGHIKCKMLNQMLLIT, from the coding sequence ATGCGTAAACGCAATTGGCACAAGTATAATCGAGACTTAGTAAAAAGAGGAAGTATAACTTTTTTCATCGATCCAAATGCGTTAACTGAAAAGCCAGAGGAAAACAAACGAGGTCGACCTCGTTTGTTTTCCCTTCCACTCATCTATCTCCTTCTTGTCTTAAAGATACAATATCGCCTTACCTATAGAACTCTCGAGGGTTTTGCCAAATCGATCCTTCCACATATAGAACCTGATATTTTTCTTCCGACCTACTCTCTGATCTGCAAAAGAGCTTCCCACATGGAAGCTCTTTTGCCCAAGCTCTCTTCTAGAAGACCTAAAGTGGTGCTGTTAGATACTACAGGGATCAAAGTCTATGGGGAGGGAGAATGGAAAGTGAAAATGCATGGAGCCTCAAAGAGGAGAAAATGGGTTAAATTGCACATCGCTATTGATGAAAACACTCAAGAAATTATCCACTTTGAAATCACAAAAGGGCATGAAGCTGACTGCAAAATAGGCCCGAAAATCATAGAGAAGCTCCCTAAACCCGTTGAGACCGTCATAGCAGATGGAGGATACGACACAAAAAGATGCAGGGAGGCCATCAATCAAATAGGAGCGAAAGACCTTATTCCGCCTAGAAAAAACAGCCTATTATCTCCTTTTATGACAAGAAGGAACAACGCCTTACGCGAAATAAAAGGACTGGGAGGAGATCAGCTAGCGCGAGAAATCTGGGGAAAACTGACAAGATACTCAAGAAGGGCATTAGCAGAGACAAGCTTCTCAAGATTAAAGCGACTGTATGGGGAAAGGTTTTTCTCAAAGAAAATAGAAACTCAAAAAATCGAAGGTCATATTAAATGCAAAATGCTGAATCAAATGCTTCTGATAACTTAA
- a CDS encoding helix-turn-helix transcriptional regulator: MKREGDFLVKKLRDYFKVLSAKEIVCLALAFSGFSAKFVAEILEVSYRTVESHWFHSYQKLRCNGKQQCLEIVIEQEALSLFHELSVVCLKLAEK, from the coding sequence TTGAAAAGGGAGGGAGACTTTCTTGTAAAAAAATTACGAGATTACTTTAAAGTTTTAAGTGCAAAAGAAATCGTTTGTTTAGCTCTAGCTTTTTCGGGGTTTTCTGCAAAATTTGTGGCTGAGATCTTAGAAGTTTCTTATCGCACGGTTGAGTCACATTGGTTTCACTCTTATCAAAAATTAAGGTGCAATGGAAAGCAGCAATGCTTGGAAATAGTGATAGAGCAAGAGGCTCTTTCATTATTTCACGAATTGAGCGTAGTCTGTCTGAAGTTGGCTGAAAAGTAA
- a CDS encoding ester cyclase — protein sequence MTKRLSHVRDFVYNFCSDSERENCLNELFSPNLMYRMITGKRVGNHVCLSDFNDWFRAFPDWSVKLVETEEYENTVVATVEAQGTHLGQFEDTTEEEGVVLSTSEFLYDFPKMNPTKKVVKCRLETIYVFGGDQIERFSVYADEVSFAHQLGLKPVLPPSTEYLDLCEEKSCLFKHLKETLVCNLSERELECLILAVCGFGSKYTAEILGLSYRTVEAHLHACYQKTGCFGKQDCLELFIARGLLAVLHELCRILLKLKDLTKCG from the coding sequence GTGACGAAGCGTTTAAGCCATGTAAGGGATTTTGTTTACAATTTTTGTTCGGATTCAGAACGAGAGAACTGTCTGAATGAGCTTTTTTCGCCGAACCTGATGTATCGTATGATCACTGGTAAACGAGTGGGAAATCATGTGTGTCTTTCTGATTTTAATGATTGGTTTCGTGCTTTTCCAGATTGGTCTGTGAAGTTAGTAGAAACTGAGGAGTATGAAAATACTGTTGTTGCAACTGTTGAAGCGCAGGGAACTCATTTAGGGCAGTTTGAAGATACGACTGAAGAGGAAGGTGTCGTTCTTTCTACTTCAGAATTTTTATATGACTTCCCAAAAATGAATCCTACAAAGAAAGTGGTCAAGTGCCGCCTTGAAACAATTTATGTTTTTGGAGGAGATCAAATTGAACGTTTTTCTGTTTATGCAGATGAAGTTTCATTCGCTCACCAATTAGGCTTAAAACCAGTATTACCTCCTTCTACTGAGTATTTAGACTTGTGCGAGGAGAAAAGTTGTCTTTTTAAGCATTTGAAGGAAACTTTAGTGTGTAATTTATCTGAGAGGGAGCTCGAATGTTTGATTTTGGCAGTTTGTGGTTTTGGTTCAAAATATACAGCAGAGATCTTAGGTCTTTCTTATAGGACTGTAGAGGCCCATTTGCATGCTTGTTATCAAAAAACTGGTTGTTTTGGGAAACAAGACTGTTTGGAACTATTCATTGCAAGAGGATTGCTTGCTGTTCTTCATGAATTATGCAGAATCTTGTTAAAGTTAAAGGATCTTACGAAATGTGGATGA